The DNA region TGCTGAAGCGTGTCGAGCGCAGGACGTTCGGACTCGGCGTACTCTTTGGGCATGGGTTAGTTGTCGGTGTTGACGCGGACTTTTCCGGTGAGGAGATCCTGCATGAGGCCACGTTTGAGGTCCTGAAGTTTCTGTTTGTACTCTCGTTCATTCTGAATCCGCTTTTTCACCGCCTGAATCACCTCAACAATACGATCTTGCTCTGTTCTGCTTGGAACTGGTATAGGCATACTTAGCAGGTCAGACCCAGCAAGGTTCTTTTGGCTCGAACCTCTGGCAAGAACATCCACTTTTTTACTTCCTACTGAGCTGTTGACGTACTCTCGAAGAAACAGTGGGTTCAGTCCATCGTCCAACCGGAACCGTATCATGTATGCGCCCGGAACTGTTGGTATTTCGTAATCATCCCAGATTGTACAAATACCACAGTAGGCACCTGTGCGGCTAATTATGAAGTCGCCTTTTTTCAGTAGATGATCCTCAAAATCACTGGGATCTAAATCTGCGAGAGGCATAGTCTCATGATTGATTCCGCCATCATCATTCAGATCTGTAGTACGTAATGTTGCAAGGGCACCATTCTCATCATATTCATCCGAACTGAAACGAGGGCCGTAAGCACTATCAGTGGTAAATTCTGAGAGCGGAGCAATATCCCAGTCAAGAGGTGCTTCAATCAACCGGCGAGTGCCTACTTCTCGATCATCAGAATAACCAGTGGTGAATAAGTCCTTTTGAACTCCGGAAAGCAGTTCGTTTGTCTTCTCGATAATCACGTCTGTCTGCTGAATCCGCTCATCGACAGTCGAGAGTATGTCGGCGATGCGGCGTTGTTCGGGGAGTGAAGGGAGCGGAATCTGCAACCCACCTTTGAATACGTCACTCGGGACACGCTGGCGGCCGGTCGAACCCTCCATGAGAGAGATGGTGACTGACCGGAACTCGGGGAGGTTCGAGAGATAGTATACGAACTGCTCGTCAGTCACCCCTTTTCGTGGATGGAATACGAGGAACTCGGTTGAGCCAGAACCCACCTCCGTCTCTAACCCATTTATGAATGCAATCTTCCCGTTTTCCGTGCACGGCGTAATCTTGGCGTAGACGGTATCTCCGTTTTTGAACCACGTCGTCGTGCAATCGTCCTTCTCGCGCTCAGTCCAGTATTCGATGGTTTGCTTGTCCTCGTCCACAGCGTCCATCGGGAGGTAGTTGAACGGACCATTATCAGGCTTGTCGTACCGGGGGTTAAGTTCGATAGCCTCCTCAAAGGGCACCGCGTCCCACTCTTCCGGAATCGCAATCGAACGGGGTCCCAGTCGGACAACGTTGTCGTCCTCGTTGCGGTTCGACTGCTCAATTGCTTCACTCATCGGTATTCCAACTCCTCCATGTATTGCTGAAACTCCTCGTCGGTCTTCCGACGCTCTTCAGCCAACTCATCCAACTCCCGAAGTTTCTCGCTCACGTCGATGGGTTCCTCGGGTTCGGTCGTATCGACGTAGCGCGGAACGTTCAGGTTCCAGTCGTTCTCCTCGATTTCTTCCAAATCGACCAGCCGACTATGGTGGTCCTCCTCACGTCCTGTAAGATGCGTTTCGGCCAGATACTCGACACCCTCCTGTGTCAACTGGTTCTGATTCGAGAGTTCCTCGAAGACCTGCACGCCGGATTCCCGAAGCGTCTGGTCCTCTGCGTAGATGAACTGAACCTTGCCCTTGCGCTCCTCGGGCTTGTCCTTGTTCATGATGAGGATGCACCCGGGTGAGCCAGTGTTATAGAACAGATTCTCGGGGA from Haladaptatus paucihalophilus DX253 includes:
- a CDS encoding restriction endonuclease subunit S encodes the protein MSEAIEQSNRNEDDNVVRLGPRSIAIPEEWDAVPFEEAIELNPRYDKPDNGPFNYLPMDAVDEDKQTIEYWTEREKDDCTTTWFKNGDTVYAKITPCTENGKIAFINGLETEVGSGSTEFLVFHPRKGVTDEQFVYYLSNLPEFRSVTISLMEGSTGRQRVPSDVFKGGLQIPLPSLPEQRRIADILSTVDERIQQTDVIIEKTNELLSGVQKDLFTTGYSDDREVGTRRLIEAPLDWDIAPLSEFTTDSAYGPRFSSDEYDENGALATLRTTDLNDDGGINHETMPLADLDPSDFEDHLLKKGDFIISRTGAYCGICTIWDDYEIPTVPGAYMIRFRLDDGLNPLFLREYVNSSVGSKKVDVLARGSSQKNLAGSDLLSMPIPVPSRTEQDRIVEVIQAVKKRIQNEREYKQKLQDLKRGLMQDLLTGKVRVNTDN
- a CDS encoding N-6 DNA methylase, with translation SETGKAGIVMDNGVLFRSRSEKKIRKPILEADLIEAVIALPENLFYNTGSPGCILIMNKDKPEERKGKVQFIYAEDQTLRESGVQVFEELSNQNQLTQEGVEYLAETHLTGREEDHHSRLVDLEEIEENDWNLNVPRYVDTTEPEEPIDVSEKLRELDELAEERRKTDEEFQQYMEELEYR